The following is a genomic window from Pedobacter sp. KBS0701.
GTAACCTAGTGGATAGCGGTTCAATCCTAAAGTGTTCGCTGCAGTTTCTTCAACCAATTGTGTGGTCACAGGAGATACTACCAGGGTTCCGGTAATAGCAGCATTTGGATCAACATCTAAACCAACACCATCGGGGTTTTTACACGATGCAAAAAGAAAAAGACCTATCAACAGGGTTAATAAGTCTTGTTTTGTAAATTTCATATTTTAAATAATAATACCTGATTAAGCTACTGAAACCAATTCATCATTTGAAATTTCTTCATAAAAAGTATAGAAGTTTTCAAAATTCTCGGTTAAGTTAAAAGCTAATGTTGGCTTATTAGAATCTTTAACAAATTTTAACACATCTTTGCCTAAGTTTTCATCTCCTAAAACCACTGCGTCTGAGTGAGTTATAGCGCCGATATGCATGCTGTCGCAATCAGATGGTAAAAAAGCTTTAGTGTCATCTTCCGTCATATTGGCCATTACAGCTTTGGTAGCGAAATTGGCGTTTAACTTTTCTGTGAAACCATCTTCATAAACAGAATAAACTACTTTAGAATTTTTAAAAGTAGGATCGTTTTTATAAGTAGTCTTGATGTAAGCAGGAACCAATGCACTCATCCAGCCGTGGCAGTGAACGATATCCGGTGCCCAACCTAATTTTTTAACCGTTTCCAATGCGCCTTTGCAGAAAAAAATTGTACGTTCATCGTTGTCATCAAAGAATTTTCCGCTGGCATCTCTAAATACCTGTTTGCGTTGGAAATATTCTTCATTGTCTAAGAAATAAACCTGCATGCGTGCAGCTGGGATGGAGGCTACTTTAATGATTAAAGGATTATCGTTGTCATCAATAATGATGTTCATTCCCGACAAGCGTATTACTTCGTGTAAACGATTTCTTCTTTCGTTGATGTTACCGAATTTTGGCATCAAGATGCGGATTTCGAATCCTTTTTCCTGCATAGCCTGTGGTAATTGGCGTGTAATTTCAGAAATTTTAGTAAGCTCGAGGAAAGGCGACATCTCGTGTGTAACAATCA
Proteins encoded in this region:
- a CDS encoding glycogen/starch synthase — its product is MAKTKLLIVTHEMSPFLELTKISEITRQLPQAMQEKGFEIRILMPKFGNINERRNRLHEVIRLSGMNIIIDDNDNPLIIKVASIPAARMQVYFLDNEEYFQRKQVFRDASGKFFDDNDERTIFFCKGALETVKKLGWAPDIVHCHGWMSALVPAYIKTTYKNDPTFKNSKVVYSVYEDGFTEKLNANFATKAVMANMTEDDTKAFLPSDCDSMHIGAITHSDAVVLGDENLGKDVLKFVKDSNKPTLAFNLTENFENFYTFYEEISNDELVSVA